The DNA region GCCGGGCAGCTTTGCGTCTCGCGTCCAGGTCGCGCCCTTGTCTTCGCTGCGCATCAGGCCAACGAGGCCGTTGGCGATCAGGATCTGGTTGGGACGCCGCGTGTCGATCATGATGCGATGCACATCGCATTCGCCGATCTCGGGATCGATCTTGAGATCGATGAACGTGGCGCCACCATCGCGCGAGCGCAGCAGCGCGCCGATTTCGATGCCGACATAAAGCTCGTCATTGTGGATGACGATCTCTTTGACATGGCCGAGGCGTGGCGGCGGTGGAAACGTCCATTGCCCCACGCTGTCGACCTGCCGCAAGGCCGGCAGTTCGCGCCAGTTTTCGCCCCCGTTGTCGCTGATGAACAGATGTGCCGGCATGCTGCCGGCGAGCACCACCTCGCGCCCACCAAGCGTGCCGGCGCGCGCGGCCCACAGATCGAATTGCGTGATGCCGTTATTGACCCACCGCCACGTGCGGCCCTCGTCGTCGCTGCGCGCCATGCCGACGCCGCGCGTTGCCGCGAACAGTGCGCCGCCCGGCGCGCGCGTCAGCGCCGCCACGAAGCAGCCGGCGAGCGCGTGATGCACCGTCTGCCAAGCGCCGTTGCCGTCGCGTGCGAGCAGATGCACGCCATCGACGGTGGCGACCGCGAGCGTGGTTTCGGGCTGCGTGGCGCGGTAAGCGGTGTCTCCACCGGGCGAAAGCAAAATCATGGGTCGATATCCAAACGTCGGATGAAAAGGCGGCGGCCCGCGCGAAGCCCGGGCCGCCTTATCAGTCTAGAACCGTTCGCATGGCGCAAGCGATCACTCGAGCTTGGTGATACCGGCGTCGGCGATCAGCTTCTTCCACTTCGCGATTTCCGAGGTGACATGCTTCTCCAGCTCGTCCGGCGTCGAGCCCTTCGGCGTGATGCCGGTCTTCTGGATCTGTTCGACGATGTGCGGATCGGAAAGCGCGGCAAGCATCGCCTTGTTCATCTTCTGCACGATCGCGTCCGGCGTGCCGGCCGCGAAAGCGAGACCATACCAGCTCGTCACGTTGTAGGGGAGGCCGCTTTCCGCAATCGTCGGCACGTCCGGCATCGACGGGAAGCGTTCGGGTGAAGTCACCGCCAACGCCCGCAGCTTGCCGCCCGCGATCTGACCCTGCACGGCAGGGACCAGTTCGAACGTCATCTGCACGTCGTTGGTCAGCATGCCGGTGATGACGGCCGGCGTCGTGCGATATGGCACATGCTTGATATCGATGCCGGCCTGCACGCGGAAAAGCTCGCCGGCGAAGTGCTGGCTCGTGCCGGCGCCGACGCTGGCGAAGTTGAGCTTGCCTGGCTCGGCTTTGGCAGCCGCGATCAATTCGTTGACGGTCTTCGGCGGGAAGTCCGGCGCCGTGACGAGCACGAGCGGCACGGTCCCGACCAGCGACACCATGCGAAAATCTTTCACAGGGTCGTATTTCAGGTTCGGACGGCCGGCACCGGAGACGGCGTGCGCGTTGCTCATCATGAGTGCCGCGTAGCCATCGGCCGGCGCGCGCGCGACCGCCTCGGCACCGAGCGTTGCGCCGGCACCGGGTTTGTTTTCGACGATGAACGTGCCGTTGAGCGACTTCGACAAATAATCGGCGAGGATGCGCGCCACGATGTCGGTGCCGCCGCCGGGACCGTTGGGTACCACGATGCGGACCGGACGCGTCGGCCATTCTTGCGCCGACACGCCCGACGGGATGACGGCGCCGGCGAATAGCGCGGCAAATAGAACGCGTCTTATCGTGTGATTTAGAAGCATTCGTGTTTCCTCGGACATTATTGTTGTCCGGTGTTTTACACGAACCGGATGCGCGGCCAATAGCGTCAAACAGTCCTAGCTGACCACGCCGACGATCGCGCCCATGAGGCAGGTTGTCAGCGTGCCCGACAGGATCGACTTCGCACCGAGCGAGATGATGTCGGCGCGGCGTTCCGGCGCCATCACCGACAAGCCGCCGATCATGATGCCGAGCGAGCCGAAATTGGCAAAGCCGCACATGGCATAGAGCATGATCAATCGCGCGCGGGGATCGAGCGCGTCGGCCGGGAGTTTGGCGAATGCGATGTAGGCGATGAATTCATTGAGCACGGTCTTGATGCCCATCAGCGAGCCGGCCGTGACCGCCTGGCTCCAGGGGATGCCCATCAGCCAACATACCGGCGCCATCACCCAGCCCAGCATGCGCTGCAAGGTGACCGGCGCGCCGAAGAGATCGGGCAATACGGTCAAGCACGCATTGGCGAGATGGACGAGCGCAACGAGGACCAGCAGCATCGCGGTGATGCTGATCAAGAGTTCGACGCCGGCCGCGGTGCCGCGCACGATGGCATCCATCGTGTTGTCGGCTACGCGTCCGATCTCCACTTTGCCGAGATCGGTCGCCTCTTCCGGTTTGACCGGCACCATCAACTGACTGATCAACAGGGCCGCAGGCGCGCCAACGAGGGCGGCAATCATCATGTGGCCGGCGACATCCGGAATGACGTCGCGCAAGATGGTCGCGTAGAGCACGAACACCGTGCCGGCGATCCCGGCCATGCCGCCGGTCATCACCATGAACAGTTCGCCGCGCGACAGCCGGTTCAGATACGGCTTGATGAAAAGCGGCGCCTCCACCATGCCGAGGAAGATATTGGCGGCGGTCGACAGGCCGACGGCACCGCTGACGCCCATGCTGCGCTCCAGCGCCCATGAGAAGCCGCGCACGATCGGTGGCAGGATGCGCCAATGGAAGAACAAGGTGGTGAGCACGCTCATCACCAGGACGATCGGCAGCGCCTGGAAGGCGAGCACGAAATCGCTCCCGGGCGACTTGACGTCGAAGGGAGGGGCGCCGCCGCCGATATAGCCGAATACAAAGGAGGTGCCTGCGCGCGTTGCCGCGCTCACCGCGTCGACCCCGCGTGCCAGGCCTTCAAACGCGAAGGCGATTTGCGGCACCTTGAGAAGTACCACCGCCGTGACGAGGGTTACGATGAGCGCGGCGCCGGCGCTTTTGACCCGGACCGCATAGCGGTTCTCGCTGATCGCCCAGGCGAAAGCGATCAGCACTGCGGCGCCGAACGCCGACTGCATTTGCAGCATCTGGAAAAGGCCCCCCGACGGGTGTGAGCGCCGGCCCGTGGAAAATGCGCAATCGCCGTCTGGAAGGCAACCGGCCGGAAGGCCGGACGTGCCGCCATCAAGTCAGGACACCCGGGCTGGTTGCGTCGAAATCAAAATACATTGTTCATAACCCGGTCAGGCTACCGCGACGGTTCGACCATGCCCGGCCTCCGGTCACATATACTTGTTGGGCGATTGGCATGTTCATGATCATGCCTTGATTGGCGCGCGGGATGGCCGGGTTTCGGTCATCCTTTCAACCGGGAGCGAAATATGAAGACGATCGTTCTTGCCATCAGCCTTTCATTGATGGCCACCAGCGCTTTTGCGTCGTGCAAGGGCGATGCGGCCTCCAAGAAGCTCGCGGGCGCCGCGCTCAAGAGCTTCATGACCAAGTGCGAGAAGGACGCCACCGCGGCCTGCGAATTGGATTCGACGAACAAGAAGCTCGCCGGGGCCGCGAAGACCAGCCATATGAAAAAGTGCGTCGGCGACGCCGTCGGTCAGTAACGCCCTTTTTGCCGCTCCACGACGTCAAGAAGAGCCCGGTCCCGGGCTCTTCTTTTTTGGGCTCGACCGGATAGAATTGCGACTTGCTGAAATGAAGGTGCAGGCGATGGCGGACGTTTACCAGGACGACAAGATCTTCGTCGGCAAGAGCGGCAAGCCCGAATATCTCACGCTCAAGTTCGGCAACCGGCACGGCCTCGTGACCGGCGCCACGGGCACCGGCAAGACCGTGACGCTGCAGGTGCTGGCGGAGGGGTTCTCGCGCGCCGGCGTGCCGGTCTTCGCCGCCGACATCAAAGGGGATCTGTCCGGCATTGCCGCCGTCGGCGAGGCGAGGGACTTCCTGGTCAAGCGCGCGACCGATATCGGCATCAAGTATCAGGTCGACGAATTCCCGGTCGTGTTCTGGGACCTGTTCGGCGAGCAGGGACATCCCATCCGCGCCAGCGTGTTCGAGATGGGGCCGCTGCTGCTGTCGCGTATGCTCGATCTCAACGACGTGCAGGAAGGCGTGATGAACGTCGCCTTCCGCTTCGCGGACGACGATCCGCAGCTCGGCCAGGCCGACTCCAAGGGGCTGGTCGACCTGAAGGATCTGCGCGAACTCCTGTCGTATCTATCGAAGAACGGCAAGGAGATCGGCGCCAAATACGGCAACGTCGCGCAGGCGACGGTCGGCGCGGTGCAGCGGCAGTTGCTGGTGCTGGAGAATCAGGGCGGCGGCAAGTTCTTCGGCGAGCCGGCGCTCAACATCGCGGATCTGATGCGCACCGACCGCGACGGCCGCGGCATCGTCAACATCCTCGCCGCCGACAAGCTGATGGCGAATCCGCGGCTCTACGCGACCTTCCTGCTCTGGCTGATGTCGGAGATGTTCGAGCAGTTGCCTGAGGTCGGCGATCTCGACAAGCCGAAGCTCGTGTTCTTCTTCGACGAGGCGCATTTGCTGTTCGACGATGCGCCCAAGGCGCTGCTCGACAAGATCGAGCAGGTCGTGCGCTTGATCCGCTCCAAGGGCGTCGGCATTTACTTCGTCACGCAGAACCCGCTCGACGTGCCGGACAAGGTGCTGGCGCAGCTCGGCAACCGCGTGCAGCACGCGCTGCGCGCCTTCACGCCGCGCGATCAGAAGGCGGTGCGGGCGGCGGCGGAAACGTTCCGGCCCAATCCAAAGCTCGACACGGCGCAGGTCATCACCGAGCTCGGCAAGGGCGAGGCGCTGGTCTCGTTCCTGGAAGGCAACGGCACGCCGTCGATGGTCGAGCGCACGCTGATTGCGCCGCCGTCCGCCCGCATCGGGCCGGTGACGGTGGACGAGCGCAAGGCGATCGTCGCCAAGAGCCCGATCCGCGGCAAATACGACCAGACCATCGATCCGGACTCCGCCTACGAGATTTTGCAGCGGCGGGTGCAAGAAGGCGCCTCGGTGCCGGACAAGCAAGCTGGGCCATGGGGTGGGGGCTCGGTGCCGCGCACGGGACGCGGGCCGGCACCCGCGCCGGAGGCGCCGCCGGCGAGCGGCAGCAGCTGGACCGATGTGCTGGGCGGCATCCTCGGTGGCGGCGGCTCTTCCGGGACGCGCCGTGGCCGAATGACGACGAGTGAGGTCGTCGTGAAGCAGGTGGCCAGATCGGTCGCCTCCCAAGTCGGCAGCCAAATCGGCCGGGCGATTGTCCGCGGCGTGCTTGGCGGCCTTGGCGGCGGCCGGCGCTAAGTTCTCCGACGCTTTAGCAGGCATTGCGGCGCCGATTGGCGTATCGGCGCCGCCGTCGCCCCGTCTAACGTAGAATAATTTTCTCCATGCGTGGAGGCGTGGAATATTTTTGTCGATTCCGACTCGAATATGAAATGGACTTAGGGCCCGTTCCCGCCGATTTAGCTGTTTACAGAAACATTATTCTCCGGGGCCCGATCATGCGTCTCTTGAAGTCTCTTGTCATTGCCGCCGCCGTCTTTGCGGCCGGTGGGGCGTCCGCCCAGCAAATCCAGCAATTACGGGTTGGCTTCATCCCGGTGATGGGTGCGGCGCAGATTTTCGTCGCCGAAGGTGAGGGCTGGAACAAGCAGGCCGGCATTGCCGTCAATCCGGTTGCGTTCGAGTCCGGGCCGAACATGATCCAGACGCTCAGCTCCGGCACGCTCGACGTCTATGTCGGCGGCCTTGCGCCGCTCATCGTCGCGCGCTCGAAGGGCGTCGATGTCCGCGTGGTCGCAGCGACGGTCGTCGAGGAAATGGGCCTCGCCGCCAGCGCGACGCTCGCGCCGTATTTCGATGGTCGCCCCGCCGCCGAGGCCATCAAGGCCTTCCATGAGAAGACCGGTCGCAAGGCCAAGTTCGCGACCCAGCCGCTCGGCTCGGGCCCGAACACCACACTCCAGGTCTGGCTGTGGGACGTCGCCAAGGTCAGCAAGGATGATGCCGAGGTCGTCGAAATGGGCATCGACGCCACGCAGCGCGCGATCACGACCGGCGCCGTCGAAGGCGGTTCGATCCGCGAGCCGGCCTGGACCATCGTGCAGAAGCAGAATCCGAAAGTGAAGCTGATCGCGACCGGCAAGGACATGTTCCCGAATTTCCCGGGCGTCGTCGTCGCCGTGCTTGGCTCCTTCGCCGATAAGAATCCGAAGGCGGTCGAGAGCCTCGTGCGCAACGTCATCCGCGCGACCGCGCTGCTCAAGGACAAGCCCGAGCAGGCGGTCAAGCACGTCGGTGCCGCTTTCGGCAAAGGTCTGATCCCGGAGGACGCGCTGCTCGCCTCGCTGAAATCGCCGCAGACGCAGTTCACGTCGGATCCGCGCCGCATCATCGAGCCGACGGCGAAGCTCCAGGACTATCAGGTGAAGTTCGGTGCGTTGAAAAAGGCCGAGTCGCTTGACGGTCTGTTCGATCTTGCGGTTTATGACCGCGCAGCCTCGGGCAAGTGAACTGATCGATAGGGCGAAGCGCCGGTGACTCGGTTAAGAACAGCGGCGCTTTCCGCCTTCGGATTTGCGGCCTTCCTCGGCATCTGGGAGCTGGTGCCGTGGCTTGGCCTCGTACCGCCGTCCATCCTGCCGCCGCCGAGCGCCCTGCCGGAGGCATTCTGGCGGGAGCTGACGTCCGGCATCTGGTTTTCGTCGCTGCTCACCAGCCTCCGCAATTATGTCGCCGGTCTTGCGATCGGCTGTCTGCTCGGCGTCGGCCTCGGCATCCTCACGGGCCTGTGGCCGGCGATGGAGGCGACCCTGGCCTGGGTGGTGCGCGCCCTGCGCCCCATCCCGGGCCTCGCCTGGGTGCCGTTCGCCATTCTCTGGTTCGGTATCGATCCGGCCGCGGCAATCTTCATCATCTCGACCGGCGTGTTCTGGATCTCGTATTTCGCCGCGCTCGGCGCGGTTCGCTCGGTCGATCGCGAACTGCTCGAGCTCGCCGATGCCTTCGGCTTCCGGCGCGCCGATCGCAAGCTCGTCAAGGTCATCCTGCCGGCGGCAGCGCCGGGCATACTGACAGGCGTGCGGACGGCGCTCGGTCAGGCCTGGATGGCGGTGGTCGCCGCCGAAATTTTCGGCGTGCCAGGTCTCGGCCAGCGCATGATGCAGGCTTCCAATCTGCTCGCGAGCGATATCGTCGTCGTCTATATGGCCACCATGGCGGCGGCCTACGGCCTCATCGATGCGGGCTTCGTCGCCCTCCAATCCTGGTTGCTGCGATGGAAGCGATAATCAAACTCGAGCAGATCGGCCTGGCGTTCCAGCGGGACGGGCGCAGCACGGAAGTGCTGCGTGGCCTCGATCTCTCGATCCCGGCCGGCCACTTCGTCGCGGTGCTCGGTCCCTCGGGCGTCGGCAAATCGACCTTGTTGCGCGTCATCGCCGGCCTGCTGCCGCCGAGCAGCGGCCGCGTGACGTTGAACTGCCGCAAAGGCGGGCCGCTTCCGGTGGCGATGGTGTTTCAGGACGCGCGGCTTTTGCCGTGGCGCAGCGTTGCCGACAATGCCGGCTTCGGTCTCGAGCACGGCCAGGTCTCGCGCGCGGTGCGCCGAGAGAAGATTGCGGCGGCACTGGAACTGGTGGGGCTCGCCGGCTTTGGCGAGCGCTATCCGCACGAGCTGTCGGGCGGCCAGCGCCAGCGCGTCGCGCTCGCCCGTGCGCTCGCCGTCGACCCCGACATCCTCCTGATGGATGAGCCGTTCGCGGCGCTCGACGCCATGACCCGGGAGTCGTTGCAGGACGAACTCGCCCGCATTCACGTCGAGACCGGCAAGACCGTCGTCTTCGTCACGCATTCCATCGACGAGGCGGTTTACCTCGCCGATGACATCGTCGTTCTCGACGGCAAGCCCGCGGGTCTGGTCGCAAATGTTGCGGTGCCGCTGGCGCGCCCGCGCCAACGCGGCTTGGGCGATTTCCCCGATGTCGTCTCGCGCATCCGCGCCGAACTGTTCAGCACGCCGGTATTCTGACGGCCGGCGTCAGCCGCGTCCCACGAACGGCATGGTATTCGCCATCACCGTCATGAACAGCACATTGGTGTTGAGCGGCAGGCCGGCCATATAGACGACTGCATTGCCGACGTCGTCGGCATTCATGCGCGGCTCGATCATCTTCGTGCCGTTGGGTTGCAACACGCCGTCGCCTTGCACCATGCGGTCGGTCAACGGCGTCGCGGCGTTGCCGATATCGACCTGGCCGCAGCAGATGTCGTATTGACGGCAATCGAGCGAGGTCGATTTCGTCAGTCCCGTCACGGCATGCTTGGTCGCGGTATAAGCGACCGAAAACGGCCGTGGCGCGTGCGCGGAAATCGAACCGTTGTTGATGATGCGGCCGCCGCGCGGGCTTTGCGCTTTCATGATCTTGATGGCTTCCTGCGTGCACAGGAACATGCCGGTCAGATTGGTCGCGACCACCTGTTGCCAGGTTTCGAACGGCAGGTCTTCGAGCGGCACCGGCGGCGCGCCAATGCCCGCATTGTTGAACAGGACGTCGAGGCGGCCGAAGCTCGCTTTGGTGACTCCGAACAGTTTGATGATCGACTCGCGCTGCGACACGTCGGTCGGCACGGTGAGCGCTTGCGCGCCAATGGCGTTGATCTCACCGGCCACCTGTTCGAGCGGCTCGGGACGGCGGCCCGCCAGCACCAGACTGTAACCCGCCTTCGCCAAGGCAATCGCCACCGCGCGACCGACGCCCGTCCCCGCGCCGGTCACCAACGCAATCTTCGCCGTCATGTTCGTGTCCTTCCCCGTGCAGCTTTATGTGTGTCCGCCATACCACAAAGTGCCGCCGTCGGCATCCCGGCTGGAACGATGCGGCAACGGTCGAGTTGGCCGAAAGCCGGTTCCGTAAGTTGGGATTCGTCATGGCGCGCCGCATCCCGGATTTCTCTTCCATTTCGCATCCCACGCCTCGCCTCTTTTTCACTTCCGCGCTGTGTATTTTTGTGTGCGCGTGTGCGGCGCGCGATGCTGAAATCGCCGGGCGTGCGCGCTCCGAGCTGATTGGGCTCAGCGACAACGATCTACGCATGTGCGCCGGTCATCCGGCCAATGAAGACAAAGTGCCAGGCGGCGTGATCTGGATGTACGAGCATGGCGCGGCATCGTCGGGCGGTTTGACGATAACGCCGGTGATACCGGTGGTCGGCGCCCAAATCGGTCAGCCGGATGGCGGTTATTGCCGCACGCAGCTCAAGCTCGTGGGTGGCAAGGTCACCGAAGTGTCGTTTGCCGGGGCGACCGATCTTTGGGGCGGGCGCGATGCCGTATGCGCACCGATCGTGCGCAACTGCCTCGATTATCGGAAAGGTCGCCGCTGACGCGCGTCAGCTTGCCAAAGCTTCCGGCACGTCAACAGGTTTGAACGCCGCCGGAGCCTCCAGACGAGCGGTGATCTCCGCGGCCGAGCAGGGGCGGCCGAAACGGTAGCCTTGCATCGAGTGTACGCCCGCGGCGCGCAGGAAGAGATGCTGATCGCCCGTCTCCACGCCTTCGGCGGTGACCTTCATGCCCAGACCGCGGCCGAGGCTGACCACCGCATGCACGATAGCGGCGGCATCCGCCGCCTTCTCGATGAAGCGCACGAAGCTGCGGTCGATCTTGAGTTTGTCGAACGGATAACGACGCAGATAGAGCAGGCTCGAATAGCCGGTGCCGAAATCGTCGAGCGCGAGGCGCACGCCCAACGCCTTCAAACGGACCATGGCGGCTTCCGTGCTGTCGCCATTGCCGAGAAGCACGCTTTCGGTCAGTTCGAGCTCGAGCCGCGTCGGATCGAACTGCGTTTCGGCGAGGATCCGTTCGACGACATCGACGAAGTCGCTGCGGCGGAACTGCAGCGGTGAGACGTTGACCGCCACCGTCAGGTCCGGCCACGCCAGGCCCTCGAGGCAGGCGCGGCGCAGCACCCAGTTGCCGAGTTGGATGATGAGGCCGCTGTGTTCGGCGACCGGGATGAATTCGCTCGGCGGAATCTCGCCGCGCGTCGGATGCGTCCAGCGGCACAGCGCTTCCACGCCGAGCACTTTCTCGCC from Pseudolabrys taiwanensis includes:
- a CDS encoding WD40/YVTN/BNR-like repeat-containing protein; amino-acid sequence: MILLSPGGDTAYRATQPETTLAVATVDGVHLLARDGNGAWQTVHHALAGCFVAALTRAPGGALFAATRGVGMARSDDEGRTWRWVNNGITQFDLWAARAGTLGGREVVLAGSMPAHLFISDNGGENWRELPALRQVDSVGQWTFPPPPRLGHVKEIVIHNDELYVGIEIGALLRSRDGGATFIDLKIDPEIGECDVHRIMIDTRRPNQILIANGLVGLMRSEDKGATWTRDAKLPGMDYPDACVMHPDDPDLLFVSAAVGWPPHWYKLGRARGKIARSRDGGKTWERLLGGLPDGQRALFSAMSIAAHGNETAIFAGDTDGQVFESRDGGDHWSIIADLPPLSKGDFHRAMAKGRAPIANLDDMAFNAKAAARIATTKV
- a CDS encoding Bug family tripartite tricarboxylate transporter substrate binding protein — translated: MLLNHTIRRVLFAALFAGAVIPSGVSAQEWPTRPVRIVVPNGPGGGTDIVARILADYLSKSLNGTFIVENKPGAGATLGAEAVARAPADGYAALMMSNAHAVSGAGRPNLKYDPVKDFRMVSLVGTVPLVLVTAPDFPPKTVNELIAAAKAEPGKLNFASVGAGTSQHFAGELFRVQAGIDIKHVPYRTTPAVITGMLTNDVQMTFELVPAVQGQIAGGKLRALAVTSPERFPSMPDVPTIAESGLPYNVTSWYGLAFAAGTPDAIVQKMNKAMLAALSDPHIVEQIQKTGITPKGSTPDELEKHVTSEIAKWKKLIADAGITKLE
- a CDS encoding NupC/NupG family nucleoside CNT transporter, whose translation is MLQMQSAFGAAVLIAFAWAISENRYAVRVKSAGAALIVTLVTAVVLLKVPQIAFAFEGLARGVDAVSAATRAGTSFVFGYIGGGAPPFDVKSPGSDFVLAFQALPIVLVMSVLTTLFFHWRILPPIVRGFSWALERSMGVSGAVGLSTAANIFLGMVEAPLFIKPYLNRLSRGELFMVMTGGMAGIAGTVFVLYATILRDVIPDVAGHMMIAALVGAPAALLISQLMVPVKPEEATDLGKVEIGRVADNTMDAIVRGTAAGVELLISITAMLLVLVALVHLANACLTVLPDLFGAPVTLQRMLGWVMAPVCWLMGIPWSQAVTAGSLMGIKTVLNEFIAYIAFAKLPADALDPRARLIMLYAMCGFANFGSLGIMIGGLSVMAPERRADIISLGAKSILSGTLTTCLMGAIVGVVS
- a CDS encoding helicase HerA-like domain-containing protein; this encodes MKVQAMADVYQDDKIFVGKSGKPEYLTLKFGNRHGLVTGATGTGKTVTLQVLAEGFSRAGVPVFAADIKGDLSGIAAVGEARDFLVKRATDIGIKYQVDEFPVVFWDLFGEQGHPIRASVFEMGPLLLSRMLDLNDVQEGVMNVAFRFADDDPQLGQADSKGLVDLKDLRELLSYLSKNGKEIGAKYGNVAQATVGAVQRQLLVLENQGGGKFFGEPALNIADLMRTDRDGRGIVNILAADKLMANPRLYATFLLWLMSEMFEQLPEVGDLDKPKLVFFFDEAHLLFDDAPKALLDKIEQVVRLIRSKGVGIYFVTQNPLDVPDKVLAQLGNRVQHALRAFTPRDQKAVRAAAETFRPNPKLDTAQVITELGKGEALVSFLEGNGTPSMVERTLIAPPSARIGPVTVDERKAIVAKSPIRGKYDQTIDPDSAYEILQRRVQEGASVPDKQAGPWGGGSVPRTGRGPAPAPEAPPASGSSWTDVLGGILGGGGSSGTRRGRMTTSEVVVKQVARSVASQVGSQIGRAIVRGVLGGLGGGRR
- a CDS encoding ABC transporter substrate-binding protein, translating into MRLLKSLVIAAAVFAAGGASAQQIQQLRVGFIPVMGAAQIFVAEGEGWNKQAGIAVNPVAFESGPNMIQTLSSGTLDVYVGGLAPLIVARSKGVDVRVVAATVVEEMGLAASATLAPYFDGRPAAEAIKAFHEKTGRKAKFATQPLGSGPNTTLQVWLWDVAKVSKDDAEVVEMGIDATQRAITTGAVEGGSIREPAWTIVQKQNPKVKLIATGKDMFPNFPGVVVAVLGSFADKNPKAVESLVRNVIRATALLKDKPEQAVKHVGAAFGKGLIPEDALLASLKSPQTQFTSDPRRIIEPTAKLQDYQVKFGALKKAESLDGLFDLAVYDRAASGK
- a CDS encoding ABC transporter permease → MTRLRTAALSAFGFAAFLGIWELVPWLGLVPPSILPPPSALPEAFWRELTSGIWFSSLLTSLRNYVAGLAIGCLLGVGLGILTGLWPAMEATLAWVVRALRPIPGLAWVPFAILWFGIDPAAAIFIISTGVFWISYFAALGAVRSVDRELLELADAFGFRRADRKLVKVILPAAAPGILTGVRTALGQAWMAVVAAEIFGVPGLGQRMMQASNLLASDIVVVYMATMAAAYGLIDAGFVALQSWLLRWKR
- a CDS encoding ABC transporter ATP-binding protein, which encodes MEAIIKLEQIGLAFQRDGRSTEVLRGLDLSIPAGHFVAVLGPSGVGKSTLLRVIAGLLPPSSGRVTLNCRKGGPLPVAMVFQDARLLPWRSVADNAGFGLEHGQVSRAVRREKIAAALELVGLAGFGERYPHELSGGQRQRVALARALAVDPDILLMDEPFAALDAMTRESLQDELARIHVETGKTVVFVTHSIDEAVYLADDIVVLDGKPAGLVANVAVPLARPRQRGLGDFPDVVSRIRAELFSTPVF
- a CDS encoding SDR family oxidoreductase: MTAKIALVTGAGTGVGRAVAIALAKAGYSLVLAGRRPEPLEQVAGEINAIGAQALTVPTDVSQRESIIKLFGVTKASFGRLDVLFNNAGIGAPPVPLEDLPFETWQQVVATNLTGMFLCTQEAIKIMKAQSPRGGRIINNGSISAHAPRPFSVAYTATKHAVTGLTKSTSLDCRQYDICCGQVDIGNAATPLTDRMVQGDGVLQPNGTKMIEPRMNADDVGNAVVYMAGLPLNTNVLFMTVMANTMPFVGRG